The DNA sequence GAGAGCTGCAAAATTTGCTACAAAGCATCGAGGATTCGCAGATCGACGAGTGCGCTGTGGCGATAATCAGCTTTCATTCGCTAGAAGATCGTATCGTAAAAAATAAATTTAGGCAGTGGGCGCAAAGCTGTATTTGTCCGCCGCAGGCCCTTAGATGCATGTGCGGAGGGAATAACGCGCTGGGTAAAATCGTTAGCAAAAAAGCGGTAACGCCGTGTGCTGCCGAGATCAAGGCAAATCCGCGCTCAAGCTGTGCGAAAATGAGGATTTTTAAAATTTCAAGAGGTAAAAATGCAAGATAAAAACGAGGTTTTAGAGTTTAGCGGCGGCGAGCAAAAAAAGGAACGAAATTTAGACTACAAAACGCTAGCGACGGCGTATCTCGGGCTTTTTATCGCGCTTGCTTTGTTTTTACCTAAAATTTACATCACGAATCAAATTTATTACATCAGTCGCGAAATCGGCGATCTAAGCGGCAAACGCGACGTCTTGCTCGAAGAAAACAGAGAGCTTCGCTTGAAACTCGAGCGAATGAAATACAAAAATCAAATTTTAGACCCGCTTATTTTGCAATAACTAAACCCCGGCCTCAGACTGCGCGACTAGGCGCTCTAGGACGTACTGCTCCAGGTCCTTGCGCGGGATTTCGTTTTTTACCGCTTCGTTGTAGATCATCTCGACTTTGGTGGAGTATTTTTCGTAGCTAAAATACGGAAAATGCACGCTCCAAGCCTTTTTTATGAGCTCTTTACTCACAGCTTTTCTCGCCCAAATTTTAAACATATCAAAGCCGATAAAAACGGCCGAAGTGCCCACCACCGCGCTAACGATCGAGAGGTGAAAGTCAAGCTTAGTAAAAATATGATGCGTCAAAAGCAGCAAAACAAAAAACACGAAGAAGCACAAAAGGCCGTAAACAAGGTAAGTTCTTGCGTAGCGAAATTTAAAATTTAGCTTGGCCGGATCTACTAACATGCCTTCGTTAAAAAGGCAGTTTGCTTCGAGTAGATCGCGAAACAACACGGGTTGCTTCGATATAACGAAGATATTTTCTAGGATCAAATTTTTTAACGCGTTATTTTTCATTTTTCTGATTGTCCTTAAATTTAGCCCCAATTATATCAAAAACTTCGTAATCCAAGCTAAAATTTGGACTTAAGGCAACGCTTTTTTAAGAGTATTTGAGCTAAAATTACTTAAATTTTAAGGAGAAAAAATGAACGGAATAGTATATCTAAACGGCGAATTTATTGACGCGGCGGTGGCTAAAGTTAGCGCATTTGACCGCGGATTTATCTTTGGCGACGGCATATACGAGGTCGTGCCGGTGCTAAACGGACGGCTCGTGGATAGGGAGGATTTTTGGGAGAGATTTGAGAGGAGCCTAGCTGCGATCGAGTTAAGCTTGCCGCTTTCAAAGAGCGATTTTCAGGGCGTTTTAGAGGAAGTCGTTTGGCGGAACAACCTAAAAGAAGGCGGCGTTTACATGCAGATCACTCGCGGCGTCGCCGATAGGGATTTTAAATTTATAAAAGGCTTAAAGCCGACTTGTTTCGTCTTTTGCTACGAAAAAGATATCGTCGCAAACCCTGACGCCGCGACCGGCATCGAGGTCGTTAGCGTCGAGGATATCCGCTGGAAGCGCCGCGACATCAAGTCCATCTCGCTTTTGGCGCAGTGCTACGCCAAAGAACAAGCCGTAAAAGCCGGCGCCTACGAGGGCTTCATGGTCGAAAACGGCTTTGTGACCGAGGCTACTAGCTCGTCTGCGTTTATCATAAAAGATAACGTCCTCATAACCAAACCGCTCTCAAACGAGATTTTGCCGGGCATCCGCCGCAAAGTGATCCTTGGTTTTGCCGAAAAGGCGGGGCTAGAGATCAGACAGCGACCGTTTACGATGCAAGACGTTTACGAAGCCGACGAGGTGTTTATCTCGGCTGCGACACTACCGCTACTGCCCGTCGTCAAGGCCGACGGCAAGCCGATAAACGGCGGTAAAGTCGGCAAATACGTGCCGATGCTAAGGCAAATGTATATAGATAAGATCAAAAAAGAGGCCGGGCTTTAAGCTAAAATTTGACGTTTTGGGCCGGCTTTATATTTGTGCGAGTCGGCTCAAATTCGGCTAAATTTGACGGCAAATTTGACGAACGTTTTAAATTTGCCGTCCGAAGCGTTAGTAAATTTTGAGCGAAATAACGCTTGCCGAACTATCAAATTTGGAACCAACTATGAAAAATAAACCCAAAATTTTAATCAGCGCCTGTCTGCTCGGCGAAAACTGCAAATATAACGGCGGCAATAACGCAGACGCGATTTGCGCAGGCGAGCTTGCAAAACTTAGACAAATTTACGAGCTAATCGTCGTTTGTCCGGAGTATCTGGGCGGACTAGCGACCCCGCGCGAACCTGCCGAAATTTGCTCAAACGGACGAGTGCTAACTAAATTTAGTGGCCGCGACGTGACGGATGAGTTTCTTTTGGGTGCACAAATTTGCGCCGATATCGCCCGAGAAAACGGCTGTAAAATCGCTATTTTAAAAGAGCGAAGCCCAAGCTGCGGAAGTGGCGAGATCTACGACGGAAGCTTTACCGGGCGGCTCGTTAGCGGCGACGGTCTAACCGCGGCGGCGCTAAAAAAGCTAGGCGTTCGCATCGTCGGCGAGAGCGCGCTCGTGGAGCTAAATCTAGAAAAAGAAGCGTAAAATGGCCATGTGGATAAACGTTAAAGATATTGCAGACGGCGCGAAATTTTACGCCGGAGCGGCGATAAAGATAATGTCCACGCCGTGCGGGATTGAGGAGGGAAATTTTATCCCTGAAGGCGGGCTTGTTTACCTTGTCTCGGACAATGCTTCGGATAAGAGTTATTTTAACTGCGTCTGCCTAAGCGCAGGCGAAGAAGGGAACGTGATCTGCCGCCTCGAGCGAGAGGGTAACTGCGTGCTTGAAAGCGAGATCAAGCGGATGTTTGAAAGCAAGCTGCAAGAGGTATTTGTAAGTAAAAGCATCGAGATTGCGGTAATATAAGGTGGGAAAATTTAGTAGCTAGAATCAGGTTGATGGCGAGCGGCGAAACATTATTACAAATTTGTGCGTATCAAATTTCAAGCGCGACTTTGGAAAAATTACCGCTTGAAATTTTATCTAAATTTTTCGGTAAGATTTTCGGATCCTTTAGGCTTGGCACAATCAAATCGTAGTCGAATTCGGTAAGCAAAACGTAGCCGTAAAACAAACAGCAAGAATGGAAGCAAATTTACAAGCGGTGTAAAATTTGTAAAAACGGTAAAAATATCGACGACGGCAAATCGCCGCCCTAAATTTAAAAAACGGCGGGTCAAATTTTATCGTCATCCGCCATGCTTGCGCAAAATTTACGAACTATAAAAATCATAAAACGTAGGCCAAACCAAGACCGCGTCGCTTCGGCGTCAAATTTAACCGCCCAGCCTATACTAAAGCTAAATTTACAAACCGCAAAAGGGTAACAAGCCTCTTGCAATCGCTTGCAAATTTTCGCCGAATATCAAAAATACGTAAATGCGAAAATGCCACGCTCGCCAAAATCAAACCGCCGAATTTAATCCAGCTTTTACTAAAAATTTAGCCGAATTTGACGGCAAGTCTAAGCCCGATTTAGCTCAAATTTGCCACCGAAGCGATAGATTTTTGATATTGTTTGGCTTAAATTTTGCGCCAAAAAGCGGCAAAGCAAAATTTATTCGCGCCTTCTTGATCGGAGCTTAAATTTTTAACGGACAGTGACGCCTAGCTGCCAGCCAAAAAATAACGATAAATTGGGGCCCAATTTGCCCAAATTTATCGTTAAAAGCACCGTAAAATTTATCTTAGATGCCCAAACTCCGGCCTATACTCGAAGTGCATCGTATCAAAGCTCACCCAGCGCCCGCCCCAGATGAAGCCGTGCTTTTCAAATACGCGCACGATCTCCTCGGGGATTTGATTGCGGTAGCTACCGTCCTTGCTCCAGCGCCAGTAGTCGCTCTTGTCGGTATTTATGTCGATCGCGATGCCGTAGGAGT is a window from the Campylobacter massiliensis genome containing:
- a CDS encoding DUF523 domain-containing protein, with translation MKNKPKILISACLLGENCKYNGGNNADAICAGELAKLRQIYELIVVCPEYLGGLATPREPAEICSNGRVLTKFSGRDVTDEFLLGAQICADIARENGCKIAILKERSPSCGSGEIYDGSFTGRLVSGDGLTAAALKKLGVRIVGESALVELNLEKEA
- a CDS encoding D-amino-acid transaminase, yielding MNGIVYLNGEFIDAAVAKVSAFDRGFIFGDGIYEVVPVLNGRLVDREDFWERFERSLAAIELSLPLSKSDFQGVLEEVVWRNNLKEGGVYMQITRGVADRDFKFIKGLKPTCFVFCYEKDIVANPDAATGIEVVSVEDIRWKRRDIKSISLLAQCYAKEQAVKAGAYEGFMVENGFVTEATSSSAFIIKDNVLITKPLSNEILPGIRRKVILGFAEKAGLEIRQRPFTMQDVYEADEVFISAATLPLLPVVKADGKPINGGKVGKYVPMLRQMYIDKIKKEAGL